GCCGGGCCTCGCCGTGTCGTGGAAGGCGCTCGACGCCAAGACGTGGGAATTCAAGCTGCGCCCGAACGTGAAATGGCACGACGGTCAGCCATTCACCGCCGCCGACGTGATCTATTCGTATCAGCGCGCACGCAACGTGCCGGGCAGTGTGGCGACGTACGCCGGCTACCTGCGCACCATCGACACGATGAGCTCGCCCGATCCGCTCACGCTCGTCGTCAAGACAAAGATACCGAACCCGGATCTGCCGCTGAATCTCGCTTCGGTGCATATCGTAAGCAAGCATGTGGGCGAGAAATCGAACACCGACGACTACAACGCCGGACGCGCGATGGTCGGCACCGGCCCGTTCAAGTACGTTTCGTACACGCCGGGCGATCGCGTCGAGATGGTGCGCAACGACAACTACTGGGCCGGCAAGTCCGAGTGGGAGAAAGTCGACTATCGCTACATCAACAACGGCGCCGCCCGTACGGCAGCCCTGCTCGCCGGCGACGTGGACGTGATCGACAAGGTCTCGGCGTCGGACATCCCGCGCCTGAAGAAGTCGCCGAACGTGACGGTGTTCCCGTACCCGGGCCTGCGCGTGATGCTGCTGCAACCGTCCTTCCGAGAAGGCTCGAATCAGTACATCACCGACAACGCCGGCAAGCCACTGGCGAAGAACCCGCTGCTCGACGTGCGCGTACGCCGTGCACTCTCGCTCGCCATCAACCGTGAAGCCATCGTCACGCGCATCATGCAGGGCACGGCCAGCGTGGCCAATCAATGGATGCCGAAAGACACGTTCGGCTACAACCCCGAAGTGAAGGACATTGCGTTCGACGCCGCTCAGGCCAAGAAGCTGCTCGCCGAGGCCGGTTACCCCGAGGGCTTCAAGCTGACGATGCATGTGCCGAACGACCGCTACCCGCAAGGTCCGGAAACGGCGCAGGCGGTGGCGCAGTTCTGGACGCGCATCGGCGTGAAGACGCAGGTGGAAGTGGTGCCCTGGGCCGTGTACTCAGGCCGCGCGAACAAGAACGAATACGCCGTGTCGATGCTCGCCTGGGGCAACGGCACGGGTGAAGCGAGTTATGCGCTCGTGAACGTGCTCGCGACCGTCGACGCCAAGAAAGGGCTGGGCGCCTCGAACTGGGGCCACTACAGCAACCCGGCCGTGGACAAGGCGCTCGATGCGTCGACCGCGGAATTCGACGAAGGCAAACGCGAGGCGATTCTGCGTCAGTCGGTCAAGGTGGTGTCGGACGACGTGGGCGTGATCCCGCTGTATCACTACCAGAACATCTGGGCCGCACGCAAGGGGCTGAAGGTCACGCCGTTCACGAGCGATCGCACGGTGGCGATGCAAGTGACCAAGGCCGCCAAGTGAGCCGGCGCGCCGAATCATGACGTCTCCGCTCATTCTCACTGCTGCGCCTGCCGATGCGCTGATCGACGTGCCGCGCCACCTCGTGGTGCGCGGCGCGGCGCCAGGGACGCACGTCACGCTCGCCGCTCGCACGCCGCGGGCGGGCGGCGTGCTCTGGCAGGCCGAAGCCACGTTCGTTGCCGATGCCGAGGGTGTCGTCGACCTCACGCGCGACGCCCCGGTCAGCGGCAGTTATCGGGGCGTGTCGCCGATGGGACTCGTCTGGTCGCAGGTGCCGGAGGACGGCAAGAGCCGCGACGTGTTCCCGCAACCAGTCACCGCACCGCTCGTCACCACCGTGACGGCACTCGTCGCCGGTGATGGCGGCGAGGCGATTGCGCCGTCGAGCGTGTCGTTCACCCAGCGCCTCGCCGCCGACGGCGTGACGCGGCGCGACGTGCGCGAGGATGGGCTCGTCGGCACGTTGTATCTGCCGCCAGGTGACGGGCCGTTCCCTGCCGTCATGATCCTCAACGGGTCCGGCGGCGGCATCAACGAACCGCGTGCGGCGCTCTATGCGTCGCACGGCTACGCGGCGTTCGCCCTCGGCTACTTCAAGGGGCCGGGGCTGCCCGACTACATCTCCAACACGCCGCTCGAGTACTTCGCGAAGGGCATGGACTGGCTGCGCCGCACGGTGCGCCCGGCGCATGACTTCGTGGCGCTCTCCGGACAGTCGCGCGGCGGTGAGCTGGTGCTGCTGCTCGGCGCCACCTTCCCCGAAGCGGTGTCGGCGGTGATCGGCTATGTGCCGAGTGCGTTGATTCACAGCGCGCAGAACGCCTGCGATCCGGCCATTGGCAGAGAGGGGCCGACGTGGCTGCTCGACGGCAAGCCGTTGCCGCACATCTGGGAGAACAACCGTACGGCATCCTGGGCGCCATTCGACGAGGGGCCGCCGCCGCATCGTCACACCAAGGCAATGCTGACCGCGCTGGATGATGTGCAAGCCGTTGAGCGGGCGCGCATCCCCGTCGAGAAGATTCGCGGGCCCGTGATGCTGCTCTCCGCCGAGGACGACGGCTCGTGGCCGTCGAGCCGGTACTCGCGAATGGTGACGGAGCGGCTGGCCGCACATTCGCATCCGCATCCGGTCGAGCATCTCGATTTCGAGAAGGCCGGGCATGCCATCGTGTTTCCGTATGTGCCGACGACGCAACTCGTCTACGCGCACCCGGTCTCCGGCAAGATCAGCACCAGCGGCGGACAGCCGGACGCCAACGCCATCGCCGACGAACGTTCGTGGAGCGCCGTGCAGGCCTTCCTCGCGCGCGCCGTGGCAGCGCATGCTCAATCACAAGGACAATCATGACCGCCAATACCCAGTACGACATCGCCAATGATCTCGTCGACCGCGTCGCAGGTCTGGCCGCCGGCACGGCGACGCATACCTTGCGTCACGCGCGCGACAAGGTCGCCGCCGCTACGCAGGGCAGCTATGACGGACTCTTCGACGCGAAGCTTGAAGGGCTCTCGCTCGTGGAGCGTCTGCTCGTTGCGTTGTATGCGAGCCGTCTGACGCCTTCGCCGTCGCTCGCCGCGCACTATCGCGCCGAGCTCGCCAAGCATGCGGTCGATGCTGCGCAGTTGAAGGCCGTCGAGTCCGGTCAGCCGGAGGATGTGGCGGATACGCGTCTGCGCGCGATGCTGACGTTCACGCGAACGCTGATCGAAAATCCCGTGGAGGGCGACAAGGCCGCGCTGCACAAGCTGCCCGCAGCGGGACTCACGACGCCGGCCATCGTTGCGCTCGCGCAATTGATCGCGTTCCTGTCGTACCAGACGCGTCTGGTCGCAGGTCTTCAGGCCCTCAAACAACTGGCTCCGCAGGAGACGACAGCATGAGCGACATCATCCGTTCGCACGGTTTCACCAACGAGACGCTCGACTGGGATGCATGGCTCGACGTCGTGACACTGGAGAGCGCCACGCCGGAGCAGATTGCCGTGCTCGAAGAGAGCCATCCGAAAGCCAAGACATCGGACTATTACCTCTTCCTCGTGCATCAACCCGAGATCCTGCGTCAGCGCTCGGCGGCATTCAACGCGATCATGTATGCGCCGGGCGGCATGCCGCGCGCCGAGCGTGAGCTTTCGACGACCGTTGTCTCGCGTATCAATGGCTGTGTATATTGCGCGTCGGTGCACGCACAGCGCTTCGAACAGTTGGCCAAGCGCAACGACGTAATCCGCGAAGTGTTCGACGATCCGCGTACCGCCGGTACGACACCGCGTGAGAAAGCCATTGCGCAGTTTTCGATTGCGTTGACGGAGAAGCCTGGCGATGTGCATCCTGAACAGTTGCAGACCCTGCGCGACGTTGGATTGACGGACGCGGAAATCCTCGATCTCATCCATTCCATCGCCATCTTCGCTTGGGCGAATCGGCTGATGCTCAACCTCGGCGAGCCGGTGTTTCCCGAGACGGTGGCTGGGTGACGCTGGACTTGTCAGAAGTCGTGGGCATTGGTTCACATTGCCGCTGATCGGACGGAAAGAGCTGAGAAGAAAAGCGTGGTCTGCCTGGACCGCGCTTTTTTATTTATTAGTCGTTGTGCGGCGCGTTGACGCACGTGCAGACGATGAACGTTGAATATCGACGGCAAGGCAAGTTCGCCCCCACGGGAATCGTCGGCGTGATCCGTCCGAGCACTTGCAAACCGATGGTGTACGCTTGAGCGAGTCCGTCCGATCTCGGTAGATATCTGCAATGACGCCCATTTCAGTCACCATACGTCCCATCGAACTCCATGACATAGCCTCTTGGGGCTCGCTCAGGCACCAGCTCTGGCCCCACGCGTCACCGGCCGAACACGAACGCGAAATCACGGAGATACTGTCGGAGCCGAATCGTTATGCGGCTTTTATTGCGATTTCTCAGGAAGGTCGGGCGTTGGGATTTGCTGAGGCAGCGATACGGCAGGATTACGTCAACGGGTGCGACACGTCGCCAGTCCTGTTTCTCGAGGGCGTTTACGTCGCGCCTGACGCCCGCCGTCGGGGTGTCGCGAAAGCGCTGTTCGGAAGGGTTGAGCAGTGGGGCGCCCTGCGGGGATGTGAAGAATTCGCGTCCGACACCGATGTGGCCAACATTGATGTCCAAACATTGCACCGGGCACTCGGCTTTGAGGAGACCGAACGCGTGGTGTTCTTCCGCAAACGCACGCTAAAAGGTACGTCTGATTGATTCTGTTGGGCGACGCATAAATTCCGCCCCTGGAAAGCAAAAACCCCTTGCTACGAGCGTAGCAAGGGGTTTTTAAGGGGAGCCTGACGATTACCTACTTTCACACGGGAATCCGCACTATCATCGGCGTGGAGTCGTTTCACGGTCCTGTTCGGGATGGGAAGGGGTGGTTCCAACTCGCTATGGTCATCAGGCATAACTTGTATGTTCCGCTGAGGCGCTCAGCGAAACCAATTCGGAAGAAGCGTAGTACAACATATTGGGTTGTGACTGGTATCGGCACAGCGATACTCACACCAGGAAAACACACTGGTTATAGGATCAAGCCTCACGGGCAATTAGTATCAGTTAGCTTAACGCATTACTGCGCTTCCACACCTGACCTATCAACGTCCTGGTCTTGAACGACCCTTAAGGGGAATCGAGTTCCCAGGGAAGTCTCATCTTAAGGCGAGTTTCCCGCTTAGATGCTTTCAGCGGTTATCTCTTCCGAACATAGCTACCCGGCGATGCCACTGGCGTGACAACCGGTACACCAGAGGTTCGTCCACTCCGGTCCTCTCGTACTAGGAGCAGCCCCCTTCAAACTTCCAACGCCCACGGCAGATAGGGACCAAACTGTCTCACGACGTTTTAAACCCAGCTCACGTACCTCTTTAAATGGCGAACAGCCATACCCTTGGGACCGGCTACAGCCCCAGGATGAGATGAGCCGACATCGAGGTGCCAAACACCGCCGTCGATATGAACTCTTGGGCGGTATCAGCCTGTTATCCCCAGAGTACCTTTTATCCGTTGAGCGATGGCCCTTCCATACAGAACCACCGGATCACTATGACCTGCTTTCGCACCTGCTCGACTTGTCAGTCTCGCAGTTAAGCACGCTTTTGCCATTGCACTATCAGCACGATTTCCGACCGTACCTAGCGTACCTTCGTACTCCTCCGTTACACTTTGGGAGGAGACCGCCCCAGTCAAACTGCCTACCATGCACTGTCCCCGATCCGGATCACGGACCTAGGTTAGAACCTCAAACAAGCCAGGGTGGTATTTCAAGGACGGCTCCACAGAAACTAGCGTTCCTGCTTCAAAGCCTCCCACCTATCCTACACAGACCGGTTCAAAGTCCAATGCAAAGCTACAGTAAAGGTTCATGGGGTCTTTCCGTCTAGCCGCGGGTAGATTGCATCATCACAAACACTTCAACTTCGCTGAGTCTCGGGAGGAGACAGTGTGGCCATCGTTACGCCATTCGTGCAGGTCGGAACTTACCCGACAAGGAATTTCGCTACCTTAGGACCGTTATAGTTACGGCCGCCGTTTACCGGGACTTCAATCAAGAGCTTGCACCCCATCATTTAATCTTCCGGCACCGGGCAGGCGTCACACCCTATACGTCCACTTTCGTGTTTGCAGAGTGCTGTGTTTTTATTAAACAGTCGCAGCCACCAGTTTATTGCAACCCCTTCACCCTTCTGGCGCAGGCCAGTCAAGCTACAAGGGCGTACCTTATCCCGAAGTTACGGTACCAATTTGCCGAGTTCCTTCTCCCGAGTTCTCTCAAGCGCCTTAGAATACTCATCTCGCCCACCTGTGTCGGTTTGCGGTACGGTCTCGTATGACTGAAGCTTAGAGGCTTTTCTTGGAACCACTTCCAATTGCTTCGCGAACTAGTTCGCTCGCCCCACAGCCTTGAATTACGCGCCCGGATTTGCCTAAGCGCCTTCTCCACTGCAGGGACCGGGACTTCCAACACCCGGACAACCTTCCGCGATCCGTCCCCCCATCGCATCATACGACGGTGCAGGAATATTAACCTGCTTCCCATCAGCTACGCATCTCTGCCTCGCCTTAGGGGCCGACTCACCCTACGCCGATGAACGTTGCGTAGGAAACCTTGGGCTTACGGCGAGGGGGCCTTTCACCCCCTTTATCGCTACTCATGTCAGCATTCGCACTTCTGATACCTCCAGCAACCTTTACAAGTCACCTTCACAGGCTTACAGAACGCTCTCCTACCATGCGAGCAAGCTCGCATCCGCAGCTTCGGTATATTGCTTAGCCCCGTTACATCTTCCGCGCAGGACGACTCGATCAGTGAGCTATTACGCTTTCTTTAAAGGGTGGCTGCTTCTAAGCCAACCTCCTGACTGTTTTAGCCTTCCCACTTCGTTTCCCACTTAGCAATATTTAGGGACCTTAGCTGGCGGTCTGGGTTGTTTCCCTCTTGACACCGGACGTTAGCACCCGATG
The Pandoraea pulmonicola DNA segment above includes these coding regions:
- a CDS encoding ABC transporter substrate-binding protein, giving the protein MKRFLLSSLAAALLATSAAASAQTLRIAFADPLSSLDPQLNNHAGDRSVDLHFWDLLVENKWNKLQPGLAVSWKALDAKTWEFKLRPNVKWHDGQPFTAADVIYSYQRARNVPGSVATYAGYLRTIDTMSSPDPLTLVVKTKIPNPDLPLNLASVHIVSKHVGEKSNTDDYNAGRAMVGTGPFKYVSYTPGDRVEMVRNDNYWAGKSEWEKVDYRYINNGAARTAALLAGDVDVIDKVSASDIPRLKKSPNVTVFPYPGLRVMLLQPSFREGSNQYITDNAGKPLAKNPLLDVRVRRALSLAINREAIVTRIMQGTASVANQWMPKDTFGYNPEVKDIAFDAAQAKKLLAEAGYPEGFKLTMHVPNDRYPQGPETAQAVAQFWTRIGVKTQVEVVPWAVYSGRANKNEYAVSMLAWGNGTGEASYALVNVLATVDAKKGLGASNWGHYSNPAVDKALDASTAEFDEGKREAILRQSVKVVSDDVGVIPLYHYQNIWAARKGLKVTPFTSDRTVAMQVTKAAK
- a CDS encoding acyl-CoA thioesterase/bile acid-CoA:amino acid N-acyltransferase family protein, which translates into the protein MTSPLILTAAPADALIDVPRHLVVRGAAPGTHVTLAARTPRAGGVLWQAEATFVADAEGVVDLTRDAPVSGSYRGVSPMGLVWSQVPEDGKSRDVFPQPVTAPLVTTVTALVAGDGGEAIAPSSVSFTQRLAADGVTRRDVREDGLVGTLYLPPGDGPFPAVMILNGSGGGINEPRAALYASHGYAAFALGYFKGPGLPDYISNTPLEYFAKGMDWLRRTVRPAHDFVALSGQSRGGELVLLLGATFPEAVSAVIGYVPSALIHSAQNACDPAIGREGPTWLLDGKPLPHIWENNRTASWAPFDEGPPPHRHTKAMLTALDDVQAVERARIPVEKIRGPVMLLSAEDDGSWPSSRYSRMVTERLAAHSHPHPVEHLDFEKAGHAIVFPYVPTTQLVYAHPVSGKISTSGGQPDANAIADERSWSAVQAFLARAVAAHAQSQGQS
- a CDS encoding CMD domain-containing protein → MTANTQYDIANDLVDRVAGLAAGTATHTLRHARDKVAAATQGSYDGLFDAKLEGLSLVERLLVALYASRLTPSPSLAAHYRAELAKHAVDAAQLKAVESGQPEDVADTRLRAMLTFTRTLIENPVEGDKAALHKLPAAGLTTPAIVALAQLIAFLSYQTRLVAGLQALKQLAPQETTA
- a CDS encoding peroxidase-related enzyme, with product MSDIIRSHGFTNETLDWDAWLDVVTLESATPEQIAVLEESHPKAKTSDYYLFLVHQPEILRQRSAAFNAIMYAPGGMPRAERELSTTVVSRINGCVYCASVHAQRFEQLAKRNDVIREVFDDPRTAGTTPREKAIAQFSIALTEKPGDVHPEQLQTLRDVGLTDAEILDLIHSIAIFAWANRLMLNLGEPVFPETVAG
- the aac(6') gene encoding aminoglycoside 6'-N-acetyltransferase, translated to MTPISVTIRPIELHDIASWGSLRHQLWPHASPAEHEREITEILSEPNRYAAFIAISQEGRALGFAEAAIRQDYVNGCDTSPVLFLEGVYVAPDARRRGVAKALFGRVEQWGALRGCEEFASDTDVANIDVQTLHRALGFEETERVVFFRKRTLKGTSD